From one Bacillus sp. FJAT-42376 genomic stretch:
- a CDS encoding ATP-binding protein, whose amino-acid sequence MYFTLLAIIAIIPFVLGVVILFHNRTPLFAVAVSFLLLLGIWQFDLSILYGVGLFPPETAQRYFSLFRCGLIFTFPVVCYLLYILLTRYSKIHFLSGKYSVWVLRLLVTFSLLVSIAAYAVSNTELGIKGLEIYRMGRHFPIHYYPVFGDGQWLFLLNTSFTLVMAFILIFVSLFLTVKEHRLFSFYLSITIFTVISIGLLSGYKILPLFISGFSSVLLSLLIFIGVIQNLNRGLKEQKNLLHTIMNLNPNYIYVKNEDHQFIIVNDAMASLYNTEAEGILYKTDLELNPRSVQAVKIEMEEKKVLLGIKPRYEKLEKIVDLKGETRWIEVLKIPVKLLGKQLILCIGTDISQRKRDEELILKAEKMSVVGELAAGVAHEIRNPLTSLKGFVQFLGEDDHSKHKNHLRVMAEEIDRINEVIDELLLIAKPQGKSFKEEKAAEILEDVILLMEESAKASYVQFMVQADPEMSIMCNKNHLKQVFMNLIKNSIEAMEFGGTMSIDCFMTGDGAAQFVLKDEGSGIEPERIEKLGEPFFTTKERGTGLGLTVCYKIVKEEHRGSIQFESELGKGTTVTIRLPLDPIEEAKKRFR is encoded by the coding sequence ATGTATTTTACGTTACTGGCCATTATTGCGATTATCCCTTTCGTATTAGGTGTTGTGATTCTTTTTCACAATCGCACTCCTCTATTTGCCGTTGCTGTCAGTTTTCTGCTGCTGCTCGGTATATGGCAATTTGATTTATCGATTCTATATGGAGTGGGACTGTTTCCGCCCGAGACAGCTCAACGCTATTTTTCACTCTTTCGATGCGGGCTGATCTTTACCTTTCCAGTCGTTTGTTATTTATTGTATATTCTTCTTACCCGCTACAGTAAAATCCATTTCCTCTCCGGCAAATATTCCGTTTGGGTGCTTCGGCTTTTAGTTACATTCTCCTTATTAGTGAGCATCGCAGCATATGCGGTAAGCAATACAGAGCTGGGAATTAAAGGTTTGGAAATATATAGAATGGGCAGGCATTTTCCAATCCACTATTATCCCGTCTTTGGAGACGGGCAATGGCTGTTTTTATTGAATACGTCGTTCACCCTTGTGATGGCCTTTATTCTGATCTTTGTATCCCTCTTTCTAACAGTGAAGGAACATCGGCTATTCAGTTTTTATTTGAGCATTACCATTTTTACGGTAATCAGCATCGGTCTTTTGAGCGGATATAAAATTCTCCCCCTTTTTATTTCGGGGTTTTCTTCTGTCCTGCTTTCTCTGCTTATCTTTATAGGAGTAATCCAGAATTTGAACCGGGGATTAAAGGAACAGAAAAACCTCCTTCATACCATTATGAACCTTAATCCCAACTATATTTATGTGAAAAATGAAGATCATCAATTTATAATCGTAAATGATGCAATGGCCTCTCTTTATAACACAGAAGCGGAGGGAATCCTCTATAAAACGGACCTTGAGTTAAATCCGCGAAGTGTTCAGGCTGTAAAGATTGAGATGGAAGAGAAAAAGGTGCTTCTCGGAATAAAGCCGAGATATGAAAAACTTGAAAAAATTGTAGATCTGAAAGGTGAGACAAGGTGGATAGAGGTGCTGAAAATCCCCGTAAAACTTCTCGGGAAGCAGCTGATCTTGTGCATAGGTACAGATATCAGTCAAAGAAAGCGCGATGAAGAACTCATACTAAAGGCGGAAAAGATGAGTGTTGTGGGGGAGCTTGCAGCAGGAGTGGCCCACGAAATTCGAAATCCGCTTACCTCTCTCAAAGGATTTGTACAGTTTTTAGGTGAAGATGATCATTCAAAGCATAAAAATCATCTCCGCGTTATGGCGGAGGAGATTGACCGGATTAACGAGGTAATCGATGAGCTTTTGCTCATTGCAAAGCCTCAGGGAAAATCGTTTAAAGAAGAGAAAGCCGCAGAAATATTGGAGGATGTCATCCTGCTGATGGAGGAATCCGCTAAAGCTTCCTATGTTCAGTTCATGGTCCAAGCGGACCCTGAAATGTCAATCATGTGCAACAAAAATCATTTAAAACAAGTGTTTATGAATTTAATTAAAAACTCGATCGAAGCGATGGAGTTCGGCGGAACCATGTCTATTGACTGCTTCATGACGGGAGATGGAGCCGCTCAGTTCGTATTAAAGGATGAGGGTTCAGGGATTGAACCAGAACGGATTGAGAAGCTGGGTGAACCATTTTTTACAACAAAAGAGCGCGGTACCGGTCTTGGACTGACTGTCTGCTATAAAATTGTAAAAGAGGAGCACAGAGGCAGCATTCAATTTGAGAGTGAATTGGGTAAAGGAACAACGGTCACCATTCGTCTCCCGCTCGATCCAATTGAAGAAGCTAAAAAAAGATTTAGATAA
- a CDS encoding sulfite oxidase-like oxidoreductase, translated as MYFGKPKVHADSDRIPPNQHVTKTFPVLHAGSVPYYPEIEKWNLQVYGLVDTPLLLTYQDLLDFPQSTAANDIHCVTGWSRLDNLWTGVRTRDVAKAAGLKKEAGFVILHAEEGWTANLPLEDFLKDTSLLALSHDGKPLTPEHGYPLRAVFPHLYFWKSAKWLRGIQFTEHNHPGFWEKNGYHMNGDPWKEERFSWD; from the coding sequence ATGTATTTCGGAAAACCTAAAGTACATGCTGATTCGGACCGGATTCCCCCTAATCAGCATGTAACAAAAACATTTCCAGTGCTGCACGCAGGTTCGGTACCCTATTATCCGGAAATAGAAAAGTGGAATCTGCAAGTATACGGCTTGGTGGACACCCCATTGCTGCTCACCTATCAGGATTTGCTGGATTTCCCGCAGTCAACAGCAGCAAACGACATTCACTGTGTAACCGGATGGTCCAGATTGGATAATTTATGGACAGGTGTAAGAACACGGGATGTTGCAAAAGCGGCAGGATTGAAAAAGGAAGCAGGTTTCGTTATTCTTCACGCTGAAGAAGGCTGGACGGCTAATCTCCCCTTGGAAGATTTTTTAAAAGATACAAGCTTGCTTGCTCTCTCGCATGATGGAAAGCCATTGACTCCGGAGCACGGCTACCCGCTGCGGGCTGTCTTCCCGCATCTTTATTTTTGGAAAAGTGCCAAATGGCTGAGAGGAATTCAATTTACAGAGCATAATCATCCGGGATTCTGGGAAAAGAATGGATATCACATGAATGGAGACCCATGGAAGGAAGAGAGGTTTTCCTGGGACTAA
- a CDS encoding biotin transporter BioY, whose product MGRRFQTVDLVYAGMFAALMAVGANLTSWVPFLQVAGIPLSMAPFFCVLAGLLLGSRLGALSMTVYALIGAAGAPVFAGFSSGLGVLFGKSGGFIISYILAAYAAGKIVEWNKNPKLPVFMAAAFAGIVVMYVFGTTYMYAIINYVLGAKLSYLASWQIMAWFAVKDIVFTIFAAIITPRIYHQIKKGSGQIKHKAA is encoded by the coding sequence ATGGGTAGAAGATTTCAGACGGTTGATTTAGTTTATGCCGGTATGTTTGCCGCTTTAATGGCTGTTGGGGCAAACTTAACCTCATGGGTGCCTTTTCTGCAGGTTGCAGGAATTCCGCTTTCCATGGCTCCATTTTTCTGTGTCCTCGCAGGTCTTTTGCTCGGGAGCCGTCTCGGCGCTTTATCAATGACCGTTTATGCTTTAATTGGTGCAGCAGGGGCCCCGGTCTTTGCGGGATTTTCATCAGGATTGGGCGTACTATTTGGAAAATCCGGCGGATTTATTATTTCCTACATATTAGCGGCATATGCAGCAGGGAAAATTGTTGAATGGAATAAGAACCCGAAGCTTCCTGTCTTTATGGCCGCCGCTTTTGCTGGAATTGTTGTGATGTACGTTTTTGGAACGACTTATATGTATGCAATCATCAATTATGTCTTGGGAGCAAAACTTTCTTACCTGGCTTCATGGCAGATTATGGCGTGGTTTGCCGTAAAAGATATTGTATTTACGATTTTCGCTGCAATAATCACTCCCCGTATTTATCATCAGATTAAAAAAGGGTCAGGTCAAATAAAGCACAAGGCAGCATAA
- a CDS encoding Na+/H+ antiporter NhaC family protein: MNAVILAVVVLLLLSLFRVNVVFSLIIGALAGGLASGLDIKTIGEAFTGGLGANAAVALSYASLGAFAVALTKTGLPDAMVHFAIKLVGKEGESNRKTLSKVLILFIILLISISSQNIVPVHIAFIPVLIPPLLKIFNQLQIDRRLVAAVMTFGLITPYMYVQAGFGAIFHGILRDNMKEAGLSIKLSQIPEAMMIPSLGMVTGLILAFIIYRKKRVYEDKEITGAEAVAYSKKTLSFAAAAIVISLAVQLYLSKLEIEGGMIFGALAGIAVLYVTGAMKWKEADQVLTKGMQMMAFIGFVMLAASGFASVMEKTGHIETMVKSASEIIGDNQSLAALLMLVVGLLVTMGIGSSFSTVPIITSLFVPLCISLGFSPLATIAIIGTAGALGDAGSPVSDSTLGPTSGLNADGQHDHIWDTVVPTFILYNVPLILFGWIAAMVL, encoded by the coding sequence ATGAATGCAGTGATTTTAGCCGTTGTGGTTCTGCTGCTGTTAAGCCTGTTCAGGGTTAATGTTGTTTTTTCATTGATCATTGGAGCACTGGCTGGCGGATTAGCAAGCGGGCTTGATATAAAAACGATTGGGGAAGCCTTTACCGGCGGATTGGGAGCAAACGCTGCTGTAGCTCTAAGCTATGCCTCTCTTGGAGCGTTTGCGGTGGCGTTGACGAAAACAGGACTGCCTGATGCCATGGTGCATTTTGCGATCAAGCTTGTCGGCAAAGAAGGCGAATCGAATCGAAAAACATTATCCAAGGTTTTGATCTTATTTATCATTTTGCTTATCTCAATCTCATCTCAAAATATAGTGCCGGTTCACATTGCCTTTATACCGGTTCTGATACCGCCATTATTAAAAATATTCAACCAGCTGCAGATTGACAGAAGGCTTGTGGCGGCAGTGATGACCTTTGGATTAATCACTCCTTATATGTATGTACAAGCTGGATTCGGTGCCATTTTCCACGGTATTTTGAGAGATAATATGAAGGAGGCAGGTCTCTCTATTAAGTTATCGCAGATTCCAGAGGCGATGATGATTCCTTCCTTAGGGATGGTAACGGGTCTGATCCTTGCGTTCATTATTTATCGAAAGAAAAGAGTATACGAGGATAAAGAAATAACTGGAGCCGAGGCTGTAGCTTATTCAAAAAAGACGCTGAGCTTTGCTGCAGCAGCCATTGTTATATCCCTTGCTGTCCAGCTGTACCTTTCTAAGCTGGAAATTGAAGGCGGTATGATTTTTGGGGCTCTTGCAGGAATAGCCGTCCTTTATGTAACAGGTGCAATGAAGTGGAAAGAAGCGGATCAGGTATTGACAAAAGGAATGCAAATGATGGCCTTTATCGGATTCGTCATGCTTGCTGCCTCTGGATTTGCCAGTGTAATGGAAAAGACAGGGCACATTGAAACAATGGTGAAAAGCGCCTCTGAAATAATCGGTGATAATCAGTCTTTGGCTGCGCTGCTTATGTTAGTAGTCGGTCTGCTGGTCACTATGGGAATAGGATCTTCTTTCTCTACCGTACCCATTATTACTTCGCTCTTCGTACCTCTATGCATTAGCCTTGGGTTCAGTCCTCTGGCAACAATTGCGATTATTGGTACTGCAGGGGCACTTGGTGATGCCGGTTCTCCGGTATCGGACAGTACGCTTGGACCGACATCCGGACTCAATGCGGATGGGCAGCATGATCATATTTGGGATACTGTAGTCCCGACATTTATTTTATATAATGTTCCACTCATCCTCTTTGGATGGATCGCTGCCATGGTTCTATAA
- a CDS encoding leucyl aminopeptidase yields the protein MFNVYEALTGNEETVITGLFKKTQPLQGTLADLDGSLEGQVTSLIKEGDIRSDAMSLSKIFPLGKTGMKRMYISGLGREKDWNFEAARETFGQIVKRLLADKKTEAAVDLDSFTSENLNSLEAAHSLAEALELAAYKIKDYKHKSNEPEKNITQVTIITKEDPAEIRAALFVGSAHGKGTNSARTLVNMPSNILTATELAEHAKRLSDQYGFECEILDKEEMQKLGMGAMLAVSQGSAEPPKMIVLKYTGSEDREETLGLVGKGITFDTGGYSIKTKSGIVGMKTDMGGAAAVLGAMEIIGELKPEQNVVAVIPSTDNVISGTAFKPDDVIVSMNGKTIEILNTDAEGRLVLADAITYAKHHGATHLVDVATLTGGVIVALGNEMTGATTNNEKLFEQVSSASKECGEPMWLLPITEKDTKRVKSSKMADLSNSPGREGHAIMAAAFLKEFAEETPWVHLDIAGTSVTAKETLLGPSGGTGVMARTLATFVENFEA from the coding sequence ATGTTTAACGTTTATGAAGCACTGACAGGAAATGAAGAGACCGTCATTACGGGTTTATTTAAAAAAACACAGCCTTTGCAGGGGACACTTGCGGACTTGGACGGCAGTCTTGAAGGTCAAGTTACATCCCTTATTAAAGAGGGAGACATCCGCTCAGACGCTATGTCTCTTTCTAAAATTTTCCCGCTTGGAAAAACCGGCATGAAGAGGATGTATATTTCAGGATTAGGCAGAGAGAAGGACTGGAACTTTGAAGCGGCAAGAGAAACGTTCGGCCAAATCGTGAAACGTCTGCTTGCAGATAAAAAAACGGAAGCAGCTGTTGATTTAGATTCATTCACCTCTGAAAATCTGAATAGTCTGGAAGCTGCGCATAGTCTTGCTGAAGCACTTGAATTAGCAGCCTATAAGATTAAAGACTATAAGCACAAATCAAATGAACCGGAGAAAAACATTACACAGGTGACCATTATAACCAAAGAAGATCCGGCAGAAATCAGGGCAGCATTGTTTGTCGGTTCTGCGCATGGAAAAGGCACAAACTCGGCAAGGACACTCGTTAATATGCCGTCCAACATTCTTACAGCAACTGAACTTGCCGAGCATGCGAAACGTCTTTCAGACCAGTATGGCTTTGAATGTGAAATACTGGATAAAGAAGAGATGCAAAAGCTTGGGATGGGCGCCATGCTAGCGGTCAGCCAGGGTTCAGCTGAACCGCCGAAAATGATTGTCCTTAAGTACACCGGGAGTGAAGATCGCGAGGAAACACTTGGTCTTGTCGGAAAAGGAATCACGTTTGACACGGGCGGATATTCCATTAAAACAAAATCAGGAATAGTTGGAATGAAAACCGATATGGGAGGAGCTGCAGCTGTTTTAGGAGCAATGGAGATCATTGGTGAGCTGAAGCCTGAACAAAATGTCGTAGCCGTTATTCCATCAACCGACAATGTGATTTCAGGAACGGCTTTCAAACCAGATGATGTGATTGTGTCCATGAACGGAAAAACCATTGAAATACTGAATACAGATGCAGAAGGCCGGCTGGTACTGGCAGATGCCATTACATATGCGAAACATCATGGAGCCACTCATCTGGTGGATGTGGCAACATTAACAGGAGGAGTCATCGTCGCCCTTGGCAATGAGATGACAGGAGCAACGACAAATAACGAAAAGCTTTTTGAGCAAGTATCATCAGCATCTAAAGAATGTGGAGAACCAATGTGGCTGCTCCCGATTACAGAAAAGGATACGAAAAGGGTAAAAAGCAGTAAAATGGCCGATTTAAGCAATTCTCCCGGCAGAGAAGGACACGCCATTATGGCCGCTGCGTTTTTAAAGGAATTTGCTGAGGAGACTCCATGGGTACACCTGGATATTGCAGGAACATCCGTTACAGCGAAAGAAACTCTCCTCGGGCCTTCAGGCGGCACAGGCGTTATGGCCAGAACCCTTGCAACATTTGTGGAAAATTTTGAAGCATAA
- a CDS encoding DUF309 domain-containing protein produces MDAYPEEYYQFFIHFNEGDYYTCHDLLEEMWLTDKSNLFLKGLLQMSVALYHYSYGNLKGTRSMMLAGRQYIQPYRPHHWGMDLEKVHHFMENCLLIIPQVPDKIPFEMTNSLPRLPMLFLYLE; encoded by the coding sequence GTGGATGCTTATCCGGAAGAGTACTACCAGTTCTTCATCCATTTTAACGAAGGTGATTACTACACTTGTCATGATCTCCTTGAGGAAATGTGGCTGACCGACAAGTCGAATCTTTTCTTAAAAGGACTGCTGCAAATGTCTGTGGCCCTCTATCATTACAGCTATGGCAATTTGAAAGGCACAAGGTCGATGATGCTTGCGGGCAGACAATATATACAGCCTTACCGTCCGCATCACTGGGGAATGGATTTGGAAAAAGTACATCATTTCATGGAAAATTGTTTACTCATTATACCACAGGTCCCTGATAAGATACCGTTTGAAATGACGAATAGTCTGCCCAGGCTTCCCATGCTCTTTTTATACCTGGAATGA
- a CDS encoding divergent PAP2 family protein translates to MDLFFNFPLIAALTAIFFAQVVKVPIHFIAIRKWDWSLVTSTGGMPSSHSAAVTALTTAVAIEDGLGSTLFAVSAIFAVITMFDATGVRRHAGEQATVLNKLVIDFNRFMKEAKDWQQTQEQEKQKKLKELLGHQPIEVFFGGITGIVLTLLMHYLFFQL, encoded by the coding sequence ATGGATTTATTTTTTAATTTCCCCCTGATTGCAGCTCTGACCGCTATTTTCTTCGCACAGGTAGTCAAGGTCCCCATTCACTTTATAGCCATTAGAAAGTGGGATTGGTCTCTTGTCACCAGTACGGGCGGTATGCCCAGTTCGCATTCCGCTGCCGTCACTGCCCTAACAACCGCAGTTGCGATTGAAGACGGCCTTGGTTCCACTCTGTTTGCGGTCTCAGCCATCTTCGCCGTTATCACCATGTTTGATGCAACCGGAGTAAGGCGCCACGCAGGCGAACAGGCCACCGTTCTCAATAAACTGGTTATTGATTTTAACCGCTTTATGAAAGAAGCAAAAGACTGGCAGCAGACACAGGAGCAGGAGAAGCAGAAAAAACTGAAAGAATTGCTGGGCCACCAGCCGATTGAAGTATTTTTCGGAGGAATCACAGGAATCGTCCTTACACTTTTGATGCACTATCTTTTTTTCCAACTATAA
- a CDS encoding cobalamin-binding protein, with protein MCPSNTELAVCLGLTDQLAGIDDFSDWPEEKISHLPRLGPDLSIRMDDLERCEPDLVLASLSVPGMEKNIEELERRNLPYMIFNPQSLEEINEDLLRLGARTGRLEQAEEKTHAFRLIMKKFKMKSDELSVRPSVYFEWWPKPIFTPGGINWLTEMSRLAGAENIFAKTKDASIQTSWEEVLSRDPDYFFLVWVGVKESKMRIEYVQKRSGSANLKALRNGRVLLLKEAHFCRPSPRLYEGLAELASILHPAFFKEEISYIRNIFD; from the coding sequence ATCTGTCCCAGCAATACAGAACTTGCTGTTTGCCTTGGCCTAACCGATCAATTAGCTGGAATTGATGACTTTTCAGATTGGCCGGAGGAAAAGATCAGCCACCTTCCGAGACTGGGTCCGGATTTATCCATTCGGATGGATGATTTGGAAAGGTGCGAACCGGATTTGGTGCTCGCTTCCCTAAGTGTTCCCGGCATGGAAAAAAACATCGAAGAATTAGAGCGGCGAAACTTGCCGTATATGATTTTTAATCCTCAGTCACTTGAAGAAATTAACGAAGATTTACTGAGGCTCGGAGCAAGAACGGGGCGTTTGGAACAGGCAGAGGAAAAAACGCATGCCTTCCGCTTGATTATGAAGAAATTCAAAATGAAATCAGATGAACTGTCTGTAAGGCCATCTGTATACTTTGAGTGGTGGCCGAAGCCGATTTTTACACCGGGCGGAATAAACTGGCTAACGGAAATGAGCCGCCTCGCCGGTGCTGAAAATATATTTGCCAAGACAAAGGATGCGAGCATTCAGACTAGCTGGGAAGAGGTCCTTTCAAGAGATCCTGACTACTTTTTTCTCGTGTGGGTTGGCGTAAAAGAGTCAAAAATGAGAATTGAATATGTCCAGAAGCGCAGCGGCTCTGCCAATCTGAAAGCATTAAGAAACGGGCGGGTTCTTTTGCTGAAAGAAGCACATTTTTGCAGACCCTCTCCAAGACTCTATGAAGGTCTTGCCGAACTTGCTTCCATTTTGCATCCGGCCTTCTTTAAAGAAGAAATCTCATACATACGGAATATATTCGATTAA
- a CDS encoding 3D domain-containing protein → MRFFGIWARRLVMTLLFAAALATTFEAVSGVKARELTQDLYHAYASHNGENDSFRLFGLSLKWLPVRHASSVQTISGSLLKKDEKLETAFNWEQYPKHKVVATGYTAGYESTGKNPGHPEYGITYSGVKVKRDLFSTIAADLTVFPIGTVLFIPEYGYGVVTDKGAAIKGDRLDLYFDTVADVYKHWGKKELDVYVVKKGDGSFTERELAKLNESESLQVFRQQYTHPNREY, encoded by the coding sequence ATGAGATTCTTTGGAATATGGGCAAGACGTTTGGTGATGACGCTGCTATTCGCAGCTGCCCTGGCAACAACGTTTGAAGCTGTGTCTGGAGTAAAAGCGAGAGAACTGACTCAGGATTTATATCATGCATATGCAAGTCATAATGGAGAAAACGATTCTTTCCGGTTGTTTGGATTGTCACTTAAATGGCTGCCTGTCCGCCATGCTTCATCCGTTCAGACCATATCGGGTTCGTTATTGAAAAAAGATGAAAAGCTGGAAACGGCTTTTAACTGGGAACAGTATCCTAAGCATAAAGTGGTTGCTACCGGCTATACGGCAGGCTACGAATCGACAGGAAAAAATCCGGGTCATCCGGAATATGGGATTACATACTCAGGTGTTAAAGTAAAGAGAGATCTGTTTTCTACGATCGCCGCCGACCTTACTGTTTTTCCAATTGGAACTGTGCTGTTTATTCCTGAATATGGATACGGTGTGGTAACCGATAAAGGGGCTGCGATTAAGGGAGATCGCCTTGACTTATATTTTGATACCGTGGCGGATGTTTATAAGCATTGGGGCAAGAAGGAACTGGATGTTTATGTGGTCAAAAAAGGGGATGGAAGCTTTACTGAACGAGAATTGGCCAAGCTGAATGAAAGCGAGTCCCTTCAAGTATTCAGGCAGCAGTATACCCATCCGAATCGGGAATATTGA
- a CDS encoding YuiB family protein yields the protein MILPVFIISIVLFFVLFFGIGFILNMLLRMSWIMAVIYPIVCILIIDDGTAASYFSAPGESFPALLKKVVSLQGVDITILASGLAGAVCSGFVIQALRKKGYQMF from the coding sequence ATGATATTGCCGGTATTTATTATTTCCATTGTCTTATTTTTTGTCTTGTTCTTTGGCATTGGATTTATCTTGAATATGCTGCTCAGAATGTCATGGATCATGGCGGTCATTTATCCGATCGTTTGTATTTTGATTATTGATGATGGAACTGCCGCCTCTTATTTCAGTGCACCGGGAGAATCTTTTCCGGCACTTTTAAAGAAGGTCGTCTCGCTTCAAGGTGTGGATATTACCATTTTAGCAAGCGGTCTTGCAGGTGCGGTCTGTTCAGGATTTGTCATACAGGCATTAAGAAAAAAAGGATATCAGATGTTCTGA
- a CDS encoding YuiA family protein produces the protein MTLKAEKRECPYCSGKGYFQLLLGGTETCDCCNGTGKKS, from the coding sequence ATGACATTGAAAGCTGAAAAAAGAGAGTGTCCATATTGCTCAGGCAAAGGTTATTTTCAGTTGCTTCTTGGCGGTACAGAAACATGTGATTGCTGCAATGGAACTGGAAAAAAGTCTTGA
- a CDS encoding NUDIX hydrolase → MTSKRGNVWLAAAGIVTDESNRWLVVKKKYGGLKGKWSLPAGFVDGNETVDQAVIREIYEETGIKAVLNGIVGVRSGVIKGQVSDNMLIFKLKAASSVIRIQEEELFEAAFIPYEQLKADPDSSLLITALGDKDMDPKLTLYDQLDPGEQFNYSAYNLFL, encoded by the coding sequence ATGACAAGTAAACGGGGAAATGTCTGGCTGGCAGCTGCGGGGATTGTAACCGATGAATCAAATAGGTGGCTTGTTGTAAAAAAGAAATATGGCGGTCTGAAGGGCAAATGGTCCCTGCCGGCTGGATTTGTGGATGGAAATGAGACAGTTGATCAGGCAGTAATCAGAGAAATATATGAAGAAACGGGAATTAAGGCGGTCCTCAATGGAATTGTTGGGGTGAGATCTGGCGTTATAAAAGGCCAGGTCAGTGATAATATGCTTATTTTTAAGCTAAAAGCAGCAAGCAGTGTGATCCGGATTCAGGAAGAAGAGCTCTTTGAGGCGGCATTTATTCCTTATGAACAGTTAAAAGCTGATCCGGACTCATCCTTGCTGATTACCGCATTGGGTGACAAAGATATGGATCCTAAATTAACGTTATATGACCAGCTTGATCCGGGGGAGCAATTTAACTACTCCGCATATAACTTATTTTTATAA
- a CDS encoding NAD(P)/FAD-dependent oxidoreductase, which yields MIVLRKPKVVVLGAGYGGLITVNRLSKLVGVNDADITLVNKNDYHYETTWLHEASAGTLHHDKCRYQIKDVISSRVNFVQDTVTAIKPDEKKIVLEKGELEYDYLVVSLGSQPETFGIQGLKEYAFGITNINAARQLREHIELQFATYQTEEVKQDDRLTIVVGGAGFTGIEFLGELSNRVPKLCREYDIDPKKVRIICVEAAPTALPGFDPELVEYAVNHLERKGVEFKIGTAIKECTEDGIVVAKDDHMEEIKAGTVVWAAGVRGNSVVEEAGFENMRGRVKVTPDLLAPGHKDVFIIGDCSLIINEEINRPYPPTAQIAMQQGETCAKNLSVLIKGQGEMEGFKADIKGTVASLGEDDAVGTVFGKKLVGTKASFMKKMIDNRALYMVGGPGMVMKKGKFKFF from the coding sequence GTGATCGTCTTGAGAAAACCAAAAGTAGTGGTTTTAGGTGCAGGTTATGGCGGTTTAATTACAGTTAACCGTCTTTCAAAATTAGTAGGGGTTAACGATGCGGATATTACGCTTGTTAACAAAAACGATTACCATTATGAAACAACTTGGCTGCATGAAGCTTCAGCCGGTACGCTTCATCACGATAAATGCCGTTACCAAATTAAAGATGTAATCAGCAGCCGTGTGAACTTCGTACAGGATACAGTAACAGCAATCAAGCCGGATGAAAAGAAAATCGTTCTTGAAAAAGGCGAGCTTGAGTATGACTATCTTGTTGTATCTCTAGGATCTCAGCCGGAAACCTTCGGAATTCAAGGCTTGAAGGAATATGCTTTCGGAATTACGAACATTAATGCTGCACGTCAATTGCGTGAGCATATTGAACTTCAGTTCGCAACGTATCAGACTGAAGAAGTGAAGCAGGATGACCGTTTGACAATTGTTGTCGGTGGAGCCGGATTCACAGGTATCGAGTTCCTTGGAGAACTTTCCAACCGTGTGCCGAAGCTTTGCCGCGAATATGATATTGATCCTAAGAAAGTCCGCATCATCTGTGTGGAAGCTGCTCCGACGGCTCTTCCAGGATTTGATCCGGAACTTGTTGAGTATGCAGTTAACCATCTTGAGCGCAAAGGTGTAGAATTCAAAATCGGTACTGCGATTAAAGAATGTACGGAAGATGGAATCGTCGTTGCTAAAGATGACCATATGGAAGAAATCAAAGCTGGTACAGTTGTATGGGCTGCAGGGGTTCGCGGAAACAGCGTTGTAGAAGAAGCTGGATTCGAGAACATGCGCGGACGCGTTAAAGTTACTCCTGATCTTCTTGCACCTGGCCACAAAGATGTATTCATCATTGGAGATTGCTCATTGATTATCAATGAAGAAATCAATCGTCCATACCCTCCAACTGCACAAATTGCGATGCAGCAGGGAGAGACTTGTGCGAAAAACCTATCCGTATTAATCAAAGGCCAGGGAGAAATGGAAGGCTTTAAAGCTGACATTAAAGGTACAGTTGCTTCTCTTGGTGAAGATGATGCAGTAGGAACTGTTTTCGGCAAAAAGCTTGTTGGAACGAAAGCATCATTCATGAAAAAGATGATCGATAACCGTGCACTATACATGGTGGGCGGACCTGGTATGGTCATGAAAAAAGGAAAATTCAAGTTCTTTTAA